A region from the Vicia villosa cultivar HV-30 ecotype Madison, WI linkage group LG3, Vvil1.0, whole genome shotgun sequence genome encodes:
- the LOC131662228 gene encoding mitochondrial uncoupling protein 2-like translates to MSISDPNRISFAQSFLCSAFAACFAEFCTIPLDTAKVRLQLQKKGSVGVDDDDDGGMGLPKYRGLLGTVKTIAREEGVYALWKGIVPGLHRQCLYGGLRIALYDPVKTFLVGAAFVGEVPLYHMILAALLTGALAITIANPTDLVKVRLQAEGHLPSGIPKRYSGAMDAYSTILKHEGLGALWTGLGPNIARNAIINAAELASYDQVKQTILKIPGFMDNAFTHLLAGLGAGLFAVFIGSPVDVVKSRMMGDPSYKNTFDCFLKTLFNEGFLAFYKGFLPNFGRVGAWNVIMFLTLEQAKGVFRG, encoded by the exons ATGTCAATCTCAGATCCCAACCGTATCTCCTTCGCTCAATCCTTTCTCTGTAGCGCTTTCGCCGCTTGTTTCGCTGAG TTTTGTACTATTCCGTTGGATACAGCTAAGGTGAGACTTCAATTGCAGAAGAAAGGAAGTGTTggagttgatgatgatgatgatggtggaaTGGGTTTACCGAAGTATAGAGGTTTACTCGGAACTGTTAAGACTATTGCTAGAGAAGAAGGGGTTTATGCGCTATGGAAAGGCATTGTTCCTGGTCTGCATAGGCAGTGTTTGTATGGTGGTTTGAGAATTGCCTTATATGATCCT GTTAAAACTTTTCTTGTTGGTGCTGCATTTGTTGGAGAGGTTCCTTTGTACCATATGATACTTGCTGCTCTTCTAACTG GTGCTTTGGCAATCACTATCGCTAATCCAACTGACCTAGTCAAAGTTAGGCTTCAAGCCGAAGGCCATTTGCCGTCCGGGATACCTAAGCGTTATTCTGGTGCTATGGATGCATATTCAACCATATTGAAACAT GAAGGGTTAGGGGCGTTGTGGACTGGACTTGGGCCTAATATAGCACGAAATGCAATTATAAATGCTGCTGAACTAGCTAGTTATGATCAAGTGAAACAG ACAATTTTGAAAATTCCAGGGTTCATGGACAATGCCTTTACCCACCTCCTAGCAGGCTTAGGAGCAGGTCTTTTTGCCGTCTTTATTGGTTCTCCTGTTGATGTG GTTAAATCAAGGATGATGGGGGACCCGAGCTACAAAAACACATTTGACTGTTTTCTCAAGACATTGTTCAATGAG GGATTTTTGGCCTTTTATAAAGGATTCCTTCCTAATTTTGGCCGAGTAGGAGCCTGGAATGTGATTATGTTTCTTACCCTTGAACAA GCCAAAGGAGTTTTTAGAGGATAA
- the LOC131662227 gene encoding protein GRAVITROPIC IN THE LIGHT 1-like: MTRKVSNFSDLIQRVTASCLLNPLVPVRKVVEDDSPYESEENRDEEEQENYHNDDGDDSGDDEDEVLEEKNDDFKEDKMTGLKILKVKQMEVLMEEVFETVSSMKRSYVKLQEAHSPWDAEKMRVADMAVVSELRKLAVLRERFRRNGGGGGKKSGRRRGFGVASVREVVAPYEAVVEELKNEVKVKDLEVQNLKEKLEGVVALSSNGSGEKKPGRSQSKRKLGIQAIAAVPTAELFETTMVQVREASKSFTSMLLSLMHNAHWDITAAVRSIEAATASADKYHNASTSSIVSAHHAKYALDSYISRKIFQGFDHETFYMDGSLSSLLNPDQFRRDCFTQYRDMKSMDPAELLGILPTCHFGKFCSKKYLAIVHPKMEESLFGNLEQNSQVQAGNHPRSEFYNEFLGLAKTVWLLHLLAFSLNPPPSQFEASRGAEFHPQYMDSVVKFSGGRVPAGQVVGFPVSPGFKLGNGSVIKARVYLIART; encoded by the exons ATGACGCGAAAGGTTTCAAATTTCTCCGATCTGATCCAAAGGGTCACCGCTTCGTGTCTTCTCAACCCACTTGTTCCAGTAAGAAAGGTAGTTGAAGACGACTCACCCTACGAATCAGAAGAAAACAGAGACGAAGAAGAACAAGAAAATTATCATAATGATGACGGTGATGATtctggtgatgatgaagatgaagttttggaGGAAAAGAATGACGATTTCAAAGAAGACAAAATGACGGGGTTGAAGATTCTGAAGGTGAAGCAAATGGAAGTGTTGATGGAGGAAGTTTTCGAAACGGTGTCGTCTATGAAGAGATCATACGTGAAGTTACAAGAAGCGCATTCTCCGTGGGACGCAGAGAAGATGAGGGTTGCTGACATGGCGGTGGTTTCTGAGCTGAGGAAGCTTGCTGTACTGAGGGAAAGGTTTCGTCGGAATGGCGGTGGAGGTGGTAAGAAGAGTGGGAGGAGAAGAGGCTTTGGTGTGGCGTCGGTGAGGGAGGTGGTGGCGCCGTATGAGGCGGTGGTGGAGGAGTTAAAGAATGAGGTGAAGGTGAAGGATTTGGAAGTTCAGAATTTGAAAGAGAAGCTTGAAGGTGTTGTTGCTCTTTCAAGCAATGGTAGTGGTGAAAAGAAACCAGGAAGATCTCAGTCTAAGAGAAAACTAGGAATTCAAG CAATTGCAGCAGTGCCAACAGCAGAACTGTTTGAAACAACTATGGTGCAAGTGAGAGAAGCATCAAAATCTTTCACATCTATGCTTTTATCTCTAATGCACAATGCACATTGGGATATAACAGCTGCTGTTCGTTCGATTGAAGCAGCTACTGCTTCTGCGGACAAATATCATAATGCTTCGACTTCGTCGATTGTATCGGCTCATCATGCTAAGTATGCGCTTGATTCGTATATATCTAGGAAGATTTTCCAAGGGTTTGATCATGAAACTTTCTACATGGATGGTAGCCTCTCTTCACTTCTGAACCCTGATCAGTTTCGTCGCGATTGCTTCACTCAGTACAGAGATATGAAGTCCATGGATCCTGCTGAGCTTCTTGGGATCTTACCGACGTGTCATTTTGGAAAATTTTGTTCCAAGAAGTATCTTGCTATTGTTCACCCCAAGATGGAGGAGTCCTTGTTTGGTAACTTGgagcagaatagtcaagtccaaGCGGGAAACCACCCAAGGAGTGAGTTCTATAATGAATTTTTAGGGTTGGCCAAGACTGTGTGGTTGCTTCATTTACTAGCATTCTCGTTGAATCCTCCACCGAGTCAATTTGAGGCAAGCCGTGGAGCTGAGTTCCATCCACAGTATATGGATAGTGTCGTGAAGTTTTCCGGTGGGCGGGTACCGGCCGGTCAGGTCGTAGGGTTTCCGGTTAGTCCTGGATTTAAGCTTGGGAATGGATCTGTTATAAAGGCTAGGGTTTATTTGATAGCCAGAACATAA
- the LOC131656429 gene encoding proliferating cell nuclear antigen, with protein MLELRLVQGSLLKKVLESIKELVNDANFDCSSTGFSLQAMDSSHVALVALLLRSEGFEHYRCDRNLSMGMNLNNMAKMLKCAGNDDIITIKADDGSDTVTFMFESPTQDKISDFEMKLMDIDSEHLGIPEAEYHAIVRMPSAEFARICKDLSSIGDTVVIAVSKEGVKFSTKGDIGSANIVCRQNTTVDKPEEATVIEMNEPVALQFALRYMNSFTKATPLSSQVTISLSNELPVVVEYKIAEMGYVRFYLAPKIEEDEEETKPQV; from the exons ATGTTGGAACTCCGTCTAGTTCAAGGTTCACTTCTCAAGAAGGTTCTCGAATCGATCAAGGAGCTGGTGAACGATGCGAACTTCGACTGTTCGTCTACTGGTTTCTCTCTTCAAGCCATGGATTCCAGTCATGTTGCTCTCGTGGCGCTGCTTCTCAGATCGGAGGGTTTTGAGCATTACCGATGTGATAGGAACCTTTCCATGGGGATGAATCTCAACAACATGGCTAAGATGCTCAAGTGCGCTGGGAATGATGATATCATTACCATCAAGGCTGATGATGGCAGTGACACCGTCACCTTCATGTTTGAAAGCCCCA CCCAGGACAAaatttctgattttgagatgaagttGATGGACATTGATAGTGAACATCTTGGAATTCCTGAGGCTGAATATCATGCTATTGTTAGGATGCCATCTGCTGAGTTTGCTAGGATTTGCAAGGATCTTAGTAGCATTGGTGATACTG TTGTCATTGCGGTTTCTAAAGAGGGTGTCAAGTTTTCCACCAAAGGAGATATTGGAAGTGCAAATATTGTTTGCAGGCAGAATACTACTGTGGATAAG CCTGAAGAAGCTACTGTTATAGAGATGAATGAGCCTGTTGCCTTACAGTTTGCCCTGAGATACATGAACTCTTTTACAAAGGCAACCCCTTTGTCCAGCCAAGTTACCATCAGTCTGTCAAATGAGCTGCCGGTTGTTGTGGAGTACAAGATTGCTGAGATGGGTTATGTTCGATTCTATTTGGCTCCCAAAATAGAGGAGGATGAAGAGGAGACCAAACCCCAAGTTTAG